From the SAR324 cluster bacterium genome, the window GAAGACGGCAAACCCAATTTACGGACTCAGGATCCGGATTATCTGGACTATGTTGAAAAATACTATGACCGCTTGAACAGCGTCATCAAACCTTATCTCATCAGCAATGGTGGACCCATCATTCTGTATGCCATTGAAAACGAATACAACTGGTTCAAGATATTCAGCGAAGTGGATAAGGCGTTTATGTATGAGGGTGGACCCGAACGGGGACTGTTCCAGAACATTGATGTCACCGCTTATTTCAGTTCCCTGCGGGATATGCTCAGGGCTGACGGCATTGATGTGCCGATCACCACCTGTCCGGGAGACGGGAAACTTTCCAACATGGGCGACACTCCCGATGTGGTTCCCATGCCCAATGTGTATGACGGACTGGGTGGAGAGTTGCCTGAGGCCATCGGCTACAATTTGCTGACAGACATGCATGATACGTCCAAACACAACGGGGTGTATCTCAACATGCCAACAGGAACCACTGAAACCGACAGAGATCCTGTCAAACTCAAACGTCTGCTGGTCGGCGGACTGGATGGGATTTTTGCCTTCAATGTGATGGGATACCTGACCCCCGGATATCAAAACGCAACGGTGCTGAGCAGTAAATCCGCCGATGCGATCTTCAGCGTCAATCAGCAGAATGTCTCCAATCTGTTTGTGGAACCCAAGGTGGGTTATTTCCACAATGTGGTTGATTTTTTCGGCATGGTGAGTCCTTCCGGATTGCATCGGGATTCCTTTTATGCCATGCGGCGTGACAATATGTTTTTTGATACGGTGGAAGCGATCTGGGCCAAAAGCATCATTCCGAATCGCAGTGGACAGGTGAAAAACGCTGATTCCAGGTTGAGCCTCAGCAATACCGAACTGGGAGCACGTGAAAATCAGGACCGGATCCATTACTGGATTGAACCTGAACCGGGAATCCAGTTCATCAGTCTGATCAATCAATCGGGAAATCCACAGGTGATCAACAAAAACGGCATCACGCTGAACGGTTACCAGTTTCCACGATTCACCGATCTGACAATTCCCCTCCAGCGCTATGATTCTGACGGGCAGTTTTCACAGGCCTCCACCGACAACATTGTGGTGCTGGTCAATGGGTACCCTGTGCCTGAGATCGGGCAGATTGATTACACAACCAGCGACATGCTGACATTGCGCCCCTTCAATGACGGCACCCTGCTTGTCCTTTATGGTGAAAATGGACTGACCGGTGAGTTGTCCCTGAATGAATTGAATTCTGTCTGGGACGTCAAATACCGTGATTCCGGCATCACCCTGAATGAAAACACAGCAGATCGTATTACCTTGAGTTATGCCTACACGCCCAATCAGTTTCTGGTGTTGCAGGACGCCTCAGGCAAAAAACTCAAAATCATGATCACCACCAAGGATGAAGCCGGAAGAGTCTGGTTTGAGAAATGGAACAATCAGGACATGATGCTGACCGGTGTGGATTATGTGGATCCAAACAGCATACAATCCAGTTCAGACCAGTGGAACGTGATCATCGACCATGACACCAAAAACCGTCCATTCATGGTGATGGCGTCCGGACCACTGGTGTTGCGTGAAGGAATCAACACCCTTCAGCCGTATAATCCTGAAACAAACACAGTTGTTTATCAAAAACCGGTCAAGGTTGAACTTCCGCAACTTCCACAGACCCTGACCTCTGGAAAATCAACATCAGATCTGGATGAAAGCCTGCCGGATTATGATGATTCAAGCTGGACTCACTGGGAAGGAGAACCAAAATTTCTGGAGGAAAACGGTATTCTCAGAGGACATGCCTGGTATCGTGTAGAAGTTGATCTGGATCATATTCCCGGCAAAACATTTTTAAAGCCTCTGGGTAATAGTGGGTTGTTCATCCGTCATGCCAGCGATATCGTTGGGATTTATGTCAATGGGCATTATGTCAGCACCATGGTTCCACTTGGCACAGAACTGCACAGTACCAGTGCCAATGGTTCCTACAAATTTCCTGAAATCGCGCCCTGGCTGAAAATTGGAAACAATGTTCTGGCATTCCGTACAGAAATCTGGGGTCATGGCAGTTTCATGTGGCCGAGAGGAACCCTGTCGGCAACGCAGTTGCGTATGCCTGCATTGGGATTTGACAGCATGAAAGGACTTTCGGGTACTGCAGAAATTGGCAGGGTTGGTGATATGATTCCGGGAATCTATTTAAGAAACTGGTCTGTCCGTGGAGACCTTGGCGGCGAGCAGAAAGGCTTCAATCAGCCCGGGTTGGATGATTCCCGCTGGGCAGGAACAAGCATTCCGCTGAAACTCAACAAGGGGGATGTGCGCTGGTACAGAACCCGGTTTGACAATGCCGGTTTTCCTGATCCATCCCGGATCCATGCGCCTGTGGCACTGGAACTCAAAGGCCATAACGCCAAAGCTACCATTTTTCTGAATGGACTTTTGATTGGACGGTGGCTCAGTGATGACCAGTGGCTGAGCAGAGGTTTTTATGGAAAAGGAATACGGGATATGTGGATGAACACCGAACCGGATCATTTTCCTGTTCCGATTGAATCCATCAAACCTGAAGGCAATGTGCTGAGCGTGGTGTTTGAAGACACTTCCCACTCATCTGATGCGGAAGGCGGAAAGATAGATTCGATCAAATGGGTTTATGCCCGCGAGAATAAAATAACACAGAATGATGGAAGTTCCGTCAAGGTCACGGCAGAAAAAGGTCGTCAGTCCCTGACTTTTATCCAGAATGCCCGTTGAGAGAGCAGGAAAAAGCCACAAAAGCAGGGCGATCCTGTGTGTTCACCCCTACAACTTGGGGCCGAAAATATGACCAACCCCTAAAAATTCCAGATATATAGTATTCCAGAAAACTAATTTGGTCGGAGGGAGGGCAAGATGCCCTCCAAATGCGGGCGGGACGCCCGCGCTCCCAGGAAATAATTATCTGGAACACTATAGCTCACATTACATGTACAAATTGTGCAATCAATGGGTTTCTGTTGAGGGACAGGGGCAGGAGATCATTCTTTCAGGGCGACCGCCGGTGTTGAACCATTCTTAGCCCGCCGTCGTGGCGTTTTTCTAGGAGTTTGTCTGACTTAAAAACTCGAGTTGTGCAGGTACTTTTTGTAAGCGTTTAGCCGTCAGCTATCAGTTTTCAGGAATTCTCAAGGCCTGGAGGCCAAACGATATTTTCTAATATTGAGTCATAATGCTTCTGAGGCGCATAAACACTGAAAGCTGAATACTGAACGCTTACGAACAGTAAGCGGAAGGAATCAGGGCACGCTCGGAAAAATTCTGCAAGACAGCCATTCATGCTGAATGAGGTGGGGCAGAATTTCTTCCACAGGAAAGCCAATCACATTGTTATAGGAACCGTCAATGCGTTCTACCAGAAAACCGCCTAAGCCCTGAAGTGAATAAGCACCCGCCTTGTCCATCGGATCTCCGGTTCTGACATAGCTTTCAATGCAGGAATCATCCAGGGTGCGGAATTTTACCATGGTCTGAACAAGACCTTCCACACACTTTCCTGTTTTAGCGTCAAGGATCGCATAAGCTGAATAAACCACATGGATTTCACCGCTCAAACGATGTAGCATCTGGATCGCCTGCGCTCTGGATTCTGGTTTTCCAATGATGTCATGGTTATGATAAACGGTGGTATCACCGGCAAGAATAATGGCTTCGGGAAAATGCTGAGACGCATCGGTTGCTTTGTCTTTAGCCAGTCGTGTTACATAATTTTCTACGGATTCTCCAGGCAGAGGTGTTTCATCCACCAGAGGTTTCCAGCATTCAAATTGCAACCCGTAGCGTTCCAGAAATTCTTTTCTACGGGGTGAGGTCGAAGCTAGACAAAGAAGACGATGTTGGTGGAACATGATACGTTTCAGATCAGTTGTTGAAGGCGGCCTGTAACCGGTCTTTAAAAGGACTGGCAGGTGTGGAGGCTGTCTGGTGGTAGCGATGATTGATATAAAACTCAAATATTTTACGCGCAATCGGCCCGGCGCCACTTGAACCGGCACCACCATGTTCGACCAGCACGGTCACTCCAATTTGTGGATCTTCTACCGGACCAAAAGCAATGAACCACGCATGATTCTGGTATATTTCTTCAATTTCTTCACTTTCTTCCAGTTTTTTACTCATATTGGTATGCCCGATCACCTGGACCGTCGCTGTTTTTCCCGCAATTTTGAAATTGGAGAAGCGGGCAACACGGGCGGTACCACCGACTTCATTCACGGCGGCTTCCATCCCCTCGCGAATCAACGCCAGATAGTTCGGATTGAACTCCAGTGATTGCGGTTGCGGACCATTTTCCTGATCAAGAATCAACTTGGGTGGAATCCAGATGCCATTGTTGGCAATGATATTGACCACATTCATCATCTGCAACGGAGTTACCAGCAAATATCCCTGGCCAATGCCAATCGGCGGCGTCTCTCCCGCATACCAACGTTCGCCATGCATCCGGAGTTTCCATTCTTCATTGGGGATAATTCCTTCTTTTTCGTGTGGCAGTCGGAGTCCGATAGTGTTTCCCAATTTGAATTTCCGGGCATAATCATGCAATTTTTCAATCCCTAATTCTTGCGCTACATGATAAAAATATACGTTGCAGGAACCTTTGATCGCATCCTTGAGGTTGACGGTGCCATGTCCGCCGAGTTTCCATCGCCAGCATTTGAAGGGAGTCTGACGGCCTTTGATGTAGTAAAAACCATTACAGGTGTAAGTGCTGTGTTCATTGATCACTTTCTGATCCAGTCCGGCATAGGCGGTAATCACCTTGAATGCTGAACCCGGAGGATATTGTCCCTGGATGACTTTGTTTTCCAGTGGATTATCCGGATTGTTGATCATTCTGTTCCAGTTTCTGCGTGAAATTCCAGCCGCGAATAAATTGGGATTGAATCCGGGAAAACTGCCCATTGCAAGCAGTTCACCGGATTTCAGGTCCATCACAATGACAGCGCCACTTTTGCCTTTCATGGTGTCATCCACAAGCTGTTGCATTTCAATGTCAATGGACAAATAAGCATCTTCACCGGGAATTGGATTGACTGGACGGTTCAGAATCTTCAGTTCACGGCCGACATGGTCCACCTCAATCTGCTTTCCGCCATCGGTACCGATCAAGGTGTCATTTTTAACCAGTTCCACCCCGGATTTTCCGACAAACATTCCTGAGGTTCTTTTATTGGCAGGCATCTTTTCTTCCTGTTTTTCATCCCGAATTCCCACATAGCCCAAAATATGAGAGGCGATTTTATTGTTGGGATAATAGCGACGCGATTGAACCACCACACTGACACCGGGAAAATCCTCCTGATAGGTTTCTACCAGGACAGCTCGTTTATGATCGAGATCTTCATCGAGAATGATGGGTTTAAAACGCGCCTGATTTTGTTTTTCTTCTACTTTTTTCCGGAGAGACGCATAAGGAATTTTCAGGGATTCCGACAGATTTCTCAAGGTGAGTTCCAGATCTGGTGTATCTTCACGAATCAACTGAAGCTGATATGCCGGACGATTATAGGCCAGCGCTACGCCGTTGCGGTCATACAGCACACCACGAGGAGCGGCCTGCGGGATCAATCGAATTCTGTTACCCTTGGCAAATTCTGCATAACGACTGCCATTGAGTACCTGAAGAAACCATAGTCTGGAGGCCAGCAATGAAAATAACAGGGCAATGATGATTCCAATGACAATGGCCCGATTACGGAATAGTTGAATTTCTTCAGCTTGTAACGGATCGATGTTCATAGAGCGTTACGGGAATTGAGATGAAAAATCTGTTCACCTTTGATCAGCGCGAGAAAAATAACCGGTGACACCAGGGTGTGTAGCCCCGATACTGGTAAAACGGTGCCCAGAAACAGGAAACTCCATGATTGCTCTTCATTGAAGATTCCCAACAGAAAGAGGCTCACCGCACCTTCAAAAGCTGACAGTACAAAGACAAAAAGCATGGTTGAAAAAATATTTTTTTCATAAAAAGCGTTACTCACAAATCTGGTCAGAATCAATGTTATAAAAAAAGAAGTTCCATAGATTCCCTGCATGCCATGTGAAAACGAATCCAGCGTAATTCCCATGAAGATGCCCAGAAAAGCCAAAAACAAAGCCGGATGCTGCAACGTCATGACAAGCATGACGGTCAACAGGATATTGGGTTTCAAGCCAAAAACCGAGACATACTCACTAAGGATCACATTGAACCAGAGACCAAGTATTCCACAGATAAACCAGAATAAATATATCATTGACGGGACAGCAAGGAGGCGGTGTGTGTATTTTTCAGTATCACAAAAACTTCTTCAATCTTGTCAAAATCCACGACAGGGGTGATACGCGCAACCTGAAACAATTCATGTTCTTCATGTTCCACCTGGTTCACAATCCCCACCAGGAGTCCTTTGGGAAACAGACCGCTCAAGCCATTGGTGATCACACGGTCGCCCACCTGAACATCAGCGCGCAGGTCAATTCGCCTCAATTCAAGGCCCTCATTGATCCCATACACGATGCCTTTTGCTCTTGACCGCTGTACAATTGCCGGGAAACGGTTTCGCTGGTCGAGAATGAGTTGCACAGAAGCCTGATACGGCGAAACAGACTGAATCCGTCCCACAACACCTTCTTTCAGAATCACAGGGAAATTGCGCTGAATACCATGTTCTGAGCCACGATTGATGAGGAGTACCTGATGGAAATTATCCACAGATTCCCCAATGACTTCCGCAAACACCTTTTTTTCCGGATTCTCTTCCGCAAATTCGAGTTGAACTTTCAATCTGTTATAATGAATGGATTCTTCCAGATAATGGTTCAGTTCTTCTTTCAGGTGCTGGACTTCATTCTTGAGTTGTTCATTTTCCTTGTGAAGATTCACCAGATTGACATAGGACTGAATCACACCATTCACACTATTCACACTGTTATGAAACAGCATTTGAACCGGATAAGCCAGGAGATGTGAGACTGTTTGAAGTTTAGGATTTTCAGAATATTGCCCGCTTTGAAATAAAAAACCGAGCAGAGTGATCAATGTGGCCAGAATGGCAAGGAATAGCCTGTATTTTTTTATAAGGTCCAGCATGGTGCGTTTGACCAGAATCAGAAATTAAACCATCCGGGTTTAGAAACAGTCGTTTTGAGGCTATGGATGCAGGATCACGTCCAGCATGACACAGGTTCCTGCAAGGTTGTCATTCCGTGTTTGACACAGAAGCCTGAAGGTTCCGCAAAACCAGGTATTTCTAACCGGGTCGGTTTGTAAGGTTTATGAAAAATCTCCGGGGAGTTCCCGTAAAATAACAATAGACTCAGCGATATAATCCGCGTTTTCAATTTCTCTGACCGCATTTTGCAATAGCTCTTCTTTGCAGGGTTCCAGTGAAATTGTAAAGATGACAGTGTGTTTACCTTCCCTGTTCACCTGATGATATTTAGGCAGTTGTTCCAGCGCGTAAATATTAATTCCATAGCGTGACAGAACCGTGCCAATATGCCCCACAATACCCGGTCGGTCATAGACATCCAGTCGCAAGGTATGTTTGAATTCATATTCCGGAAATGGCAAAAATTTTAGTGAACTCGACGGATAGGGAATTTCAGCGATATGGGGATAACGGATGATTTTGTAGATATCGGCCAGAATCGCTGTCGCTGTCGGCAGTTTTCCAGCACCTTGTCCGGTCACCGCGATTTCTTTGGCGTTCTTTTCTTTGAGCACAATGATATTGGTTGCTCCCGATGTTTGGGCCAACGCATGATTTTTGGGAACCAGCAACGGCAACACAAAAGCCTGTAGATTGCCGGCCTCCTGTTTCATACAGGCAATGAGTTTGATTTGCCGGTCCATGCGGGCCGCATAATCAAAATCTTCTGCGTCCAGAAAGTCAATTCCTTCCACATGAATGTCATCTACATTCAGCCATATGCCTGTGATGAGCCATGTCAGGATGACCAGCTTGTAACGTGCGTCATAGCCTTTGATGTCATTGGTCGGATCTGGTTCGGCATAGCCTTTATGCTGGGCATCCGAGAGTGCCTGGGAAAAACCCACACCTTTGGAGGACATTTTACTCAGAATATAGTTGGTGGTGCCATTCACAATCCCCAATACTTCCTGAATGTCCCTGACATAAAAATAATCCTGTAACAACCGCAACACCGGAATCGCTCCACCAACACTGGCTTCAAACAGCAGGTATCGTTGTTGTTTACCGGCAAGTTCCAGCAGTTCTTTTCCATGTGACGCGATCAGATCCTTGTTTGCCGTGACCACATGTTTACCATTTTCCAGCGCACGGGTGATCAGTTCACGGGCGAATGTTTTGCCGCCAATGGTTTCCACCAGAATATCGATCGATGGATCCGAAAGGACTTTGTCCGCATCGGTGGTAAACAATGACGGATATTGTTCATGCAACACCTTGCAGTTGGGGGAATCGGGATATTTTTCCAGGATTGCCGCCAGTTGAAATGGCGCACCCTGTTCAATTTGTTTCAGTAAAACTTCAGCAACGCCGCTTCCGATTGTTCCAAGTCCGGCAATGGCGACACGAAAAATACGATTTGTCATGGGGTTCCTGTTAATTAGTCAATCAGTGTTATGGCTTCTATTTCAATGTCAACGCCTTTGGGTAAAGCACTGACTTCCACACAACTTCGGGCAGGTTTGGCCTCATTGAAATATTCGGCATAGATTTGATTGAACATTTCAAATTGACGCAAATCCTTCATGAAAACTGTAACTTTGAGCACTTTTCCCATGGTAGAATTTCCGGCCGTCACGACAGCCTTCAGGTTTTCCAGCACCTGACGGCATTGCGCGTCAAACGATTCCAGCACGAGTTTCCCTGTTGCCGGATCAATTGCGATCTGACCTGATACGAATAACAGGTTACCCGTCCGGATCGCCTGGGAATAGGGACCTACCGGAGTGGGTGCGGTTGAGGTAAAAACCGGGGTTCTTTCTGACATAAATTTCCTTAAATCTGTTTGCTCATTGAGTTGTTTCGTTCATCAATTGGAAGCGACGGAGCCCCGCAACCAGTAATGTAATTAATCTACAGCGACTAGTTAACGTGAGTTCAGGATAAGAATTATCCTGGAATAGACATCCCCCTAACCCCCTTCCAAGGGGGAATTATGAAGCAATCCACCGAGAGAATCCCCCTTTGAGGGGGCTTGGGGGGTGTCAATGCGGATTGAATCCGCTTTAGTTTCTTATCCCGAACTCACGTTAATTAGGGAATTGTTCGCGAATTTTGTCGATGGTTCCATTTTCGACCAGTTCGAGAAAAGCCTCTACAACCGCAGGATCTAAATGAGAACCCGCGCTTCTGCGAAGTTCCTCGATCACCTTGCTTTCATCCCAGGCTTCTTTGTAGACCCGGCGAGAACACAGCGCGTCATACACATCGGCCACAGTGACAATCCGGGCGGCCATAGGGATATCTTCCCCTTTTAATTTTTTGGGGTAGCCCGTGCCATCATAGCGTTCATGGTGAAAATTCGCGATTTGGCGTGCCGCGAAAAAGAAGGGCCGATCCCCGAGAATTTTAGCACCTTCAGTGGTATGCGTTCTCATGACAACCCATTCTTCGTCAGTCAATTTGCCGGGTTTATTGAGGATGTTGTCGGGAATCGCAATTTTGCCGACATCGTGCATCATACTGGAATAGCCAACTTCTTCCGCGGCAGCGGCATCATAGCCCAGTTTTGTCGCAAGCGCTTCCGAGTAAAACCTGACACGGCGTACATGGTTGGCCGTATCTTTATCCTTGGCATCACTGGCAAGAGCCAGCATGAAGATCGTATCCACGTTGGCATCCCGGATTTCACGGGTACGCTGGCGAACTTTTTCTTCCAGAACTTCATTGAGTTGGTGGAGTTCATGGTTGAGTTTTTCCTGATTTTCCATCAGCCGGCGTGTTCTCAGGTGCGAACTCACCCGGGCATTGAATTCCTCATGAGAAAACGGTTTGATGATGTAGTCATTGACACCGATCTGTAGCAGATTCTTGATCTGTTCTGTTTCACTCACGGTGGTGGACATGATGATTGGAATCTGATCAAACCGGGAATCACCTCTGACTTTGGTCACGAATTCAATCCCATTCATGTTGGGCATGTTGATGTCACTGACAATCAGATCAAGCGTTTTATATTCATTCTGGAGTGTGTTCCATGCAATCTGGCCATCTTCACAGGGAATCAATTCACATTGAATCTGTGGCAGTAAAAATTTGTAGATTGCCATGATGGACCGTGTGTCTTCCGCAACCAGAACCCGCTGAATGTCAACAGTTTCATCAGACTGAAACTGCTGTGGACGTGACGGTTGAAGGATGGACGTGACACGCTCCCGGAGATATTCAGGCGAAAAGGGCTTGACGACATATTCAATGGCCCCGGCTTCAAAAGCTCTGGTTTTTGTGGCGTCATCATCCACGGAGGTGATCATCATGATGGGAATCAGACTGGTATTGGGAAGTTTTTTGATGAGTGAACAGGTTGTGATTCCATTGATCCCGGGCATCTGAATATCCAGCGTGATGAGATCCGGAAGCAGGTGTGAGGCTTTTTCCACACACTCTTCCCCATTGCTTGCCAGAATGATTTCGACCTCCAGAGGTGACAAAAATTCGGCAAGCAGGCTTCTCATGGAAGGACTGTCATCAGTAATGAGTACTTTAACGGTCATGGAATCCTTTGGTATCCTGTTTCACATGGTAAGCATTTTTTTTCTGAGAAACTGGTACCATTGCGGGCGTGAAAAGAGTGTCCGGTCAATGGCATAAAACTGAGCGATTTTCAGTGCGTAAATATCCTTGAGCACCTGTGGTGATTTGATGTTTCCTTCCGCCAGCAGACACTGTTTGGTGCGCCCTGATAACCATTCCAGAAAACTTTGATCCGTTTCCAGAAATTTGTTCATCACATGGATGGTTACCGGATGAAAAATATCCACGCCGCTATTGGCCAGGATCGTGATCATTTCTTCCAGGTCTTCCAGTGTGTAGTTGTCTTCCAGTTTGTCATGCACGGTGAAATAATAACTGATCGGCATTTTTTTGGAAACACGCTGTTTGATCGACTGGATGATATCCGTAGTCAATTTCAGCCGCGTGGGCATGGACTGGATGCCATAGTCATCATCGCGGTTGTTGAAGCGGGTTAACATGCATTGATCCAGTAACCAGTTCTGGGACGCGTTGATTTCAATAAAATCAAAACCGACTTCTTCAGCACGTTCTGCGGCATGGGTAAAAAACAAGCGGATTTCCTCACAGTCCCCCTCGTCAAACTCACGACTGGTATCATAATCTTTGCCAAAGCTGATCACGGAAGGTCCAACAGGTTGTTCTCCACAGATCTCCTCTGATGTTTTCGCACCACTGTGCACCAGACGAATACCGGCAACACAGCCTTCTTTTTTCAGGCCTTTGATCAGTTTTTCCAGTCCGTCCAGATGTTCTTCATCTGAAATACCGAGTTGGGTGACATGCGCCCTGCCCTGCCGGGCAACATAGGCCGATTCCACAATGATCATGCCCACTCCCTGCCGGGCAAGACTGAGGTAATGCCGGATCAGTTCCGCATTGATGGTTCCGTCCGTGTTTGCCTGATTCGAAAGCATCGGTGACGCAAGGATACGGTTTTTAAATTCCATTCCCAATAAATTGAACGATGTAAACATACTTTATAATCCCTTGTTAATATTCAGCAGACTATGCTCCACGACTGGCTTTTTCTTCCAATCCGGAACGTCCAAACCGTTTTTCAAACTCTTGTGCGATATCTTCCAGCGAAAGACCCAGTTGAACCATCAGCACCATGCTGTGAAACCATAAATCGGTCACTTCATGGATGCAATCTTTCGTCGTTCCATTTTTTGCGGCAATGATCACTTCGGCGGATTCTTCCCCCACTTTTTTTAAAATGGAATCCAAACCTTTATCCATCAATCGTGCCACATACGAATTTTGAGTGTCCCCTTGCTGTTTTCTTTCCAGAATTATCTGAAATATTTTTTCGAATGTACCGGAGGGTGTCATTGGATCTTTCATTGAAACAAATCAGTCCTGTTGAGAGTTGACTTGAAATTTTCATTTGTCTATTGAAGATACGCTCTTCAACAAGGCTTTGAGCCTTGCCTGTCCCTTTTATAAAGAATTAGGGATAACTACTTTTGTCTGAAAACACAACATGGTTTCTCACACTGAATTGATATTCAATGCGGCGGAATCATCACTCTTCAACACAGCACCGAAGGATCATTATGAATCTGTCAAATTTGCGCGATCACCTCCCTGAAATCACTTCGAAAACAAGAGAAATCCTGAATTCACTGCCAGAACTCACGACTCAGGCAAAAAATATTGTGGACCACTTGCCCGAGATTTCTGATAAAGCACAGGGCGTCGCACGCAGGTTTTCGTTTATTAAATCCGGATTAAAATTTTTAGGAAAAAGCGATAAAACAGAAATCCTGTCGATCGGAACTTTTCTGGAACGGAATGCCGCGGAATATCCACACCGAACCGCTCTCCTGTTTGAAGAACAACGTTATACCCATTATGAATTCAACGCCGCGATCAACCGCTATGCCCATTATTTCATTTCGAAAGGTTTGAAAAAAGGCGATGCTGTTACCGTGTTTATGGAAAACCGCCCTGAAATTCTGATTTGTACCGGCGCTCTGGCTAAAATCGGAGCCATCACCGCCCTGATCAATACCACCCAACGAAGCAATGCGCTGATTCACAGTTTTACCCTGAGCAATCCGAAATTGTTTGTGATCGGTGAAGAACTGGTGGAAGCGTTTCAGGAAGTCAAGACTGAGCTGAAGCCGGGCGAGGGTACCTTGTTTTTTGTCAAGGACAAGGGCGACCATGCCGCACCCGAAGGGTTCATTGATCTGGCAGACGTGACCAGAGAAATGGCATCTCACAATCCAGGAACCACTAAAACCGTACAGTTGGGAGATCCCTGCTATTACATTTACACTTCAGGCACCACTGGACTTCCCAAAGCCTCCATCATGACCCATTACCGCTGGGTCAAGGCCGCTGGAGCCTTCGGCATGGCGGCTCTGGCCATGAAACCGGAAGACACCATTTATGTATCCCTGCCGTTTTATCACAACAACGCGCTGACCGTCGCTTGGTCTTCTGCTGCCTCAGGAGGCTCCGCCATTGCGATCCGGAGAAAATTCAGTGCCAGTA encodes:
- a CDS encoding phosphoribosyl-ATP diphosphatase translates to MTPSGTFEKIFQIILERKQQGDTQNSYVARLMDKGLDSILKKVGEESAEVIIAAKNGTTKDCIHEVTDLWFHSMVLMVQLGLSLEDIAQEFEKRFGRSGLEEKASRGA
- a CDS encoding NADH:flavin oxidoreductase; protein product: MFTSFNLLGMEFKNRILASPMLSNQANTDGTINAELIRHYLSLARQGVGMIIVESAYVARQGRAHVTQLGISDEEHLDGLEKLIKGLKKEGCVAGIRLVHSGAKTSEEICGEQPVGPSVISFGKDYDTSREFDEGDCEEIRLFFTHAAERAEEVGFDFIEINASQNWLLDQCMLTRFNNRDDDYGIQSMPTRLKLTTDIIQSIKQRVSKKMPISYYFTVHDKLEDNYTLEDLEEMITILANSGVDIFHPVTIHVMNKFLETDQSFLEWLSGRTKQCLLAEGNIKSPQVLKDIYALKIAQFYAIDRTLFSRPQWYQFLRKKMLTM